The sequence below is a genomic window from Cygnus atratus isolate AKBS03 ecotype Queensland, Australia chromosome 4, CAtr_DNAZoo_HiC_assembly, whole genome shotgun sequence.
TTATATAATTATCTACTTGAAGGCTGCTGTCTCTTCTGACTTGGGGCAGGGGCTAGGCATTAAACATTTGCTAGCCCTCGGCTCCAAAATCCAATGCATGAGGAACTAAGTGACCAAAGTGTCTGCTTAAGGAAAGCCCAGGTGGCTGAGACTGGAACAAAGGAGATGACAATGGAACTTGTTCTAGTTACattcacagtaaaatattttggcaaaattGGAAATTAATGTCTTTGAATAATTTTGCAGAGCCTGACCCCAAAACGTGCAATTTTGACCTCCTTGGGTTCCGATATGATATGTGAAACCCTAGAAGTCTCCTAAAACTGTTCTTTCATGAGGTTCCTTGCACATAGAGAGAAGCCTGCAAAAGGAAACAGTCCTGGGTCTGACTGCTTCCTTCCAAAAACCTCCTTAATGTAACTGGCAGGACAGTAGAGCAGatgatttgtttttctatagTTCTTCCCTAATGATCATACAAATTAATTGCAGTTTCTCAATGATTTGCCTTTAGTAGCATTCTGCACAAAATAGGCAAGAAGACAAGTGACAAATGACAGCAAATGTGTCTTTCTTAATCCCTTCATGGTTTCCCTCTTACTTCTTGGCTACAGCCCTCAAGAACACGGGTTGTTGTGTTGTGCTGTGTGGATGGCTCCACTGCTCCTTGTATAACTGGTATAATGGTAAATTAAGGAGTCGGTAAACTTACTGGATTGCTGAAAGGGTATATGATTTCTTGGCAAATTACATGTGAATTAGCTctgtttatcatttttttcccctgggacTGTGACAACCTGGAAAAAGATGTCATTCATGAAAAGGGTTCATCAAATCACAAATCTCATTAAGACAGTCTGAGTGACAGCAGGTTACTGTGAACTGAAAGAGCatagcttttctttcagcacactttccattaaaaatgacGTGAGATGTGAAAAGAGTCACAACACAAACCATAGGGAATATACTTGGTGTAAAAGCATACCAACAATCAGGAAAATCTGATTCTgagaataaaatatacaaagtGCAAATGGAGGATAGGCTTTTAAAGCCCATTCAGGTATGTACAGTCCCCAGAGCATCTAgttgtttttctcatcttctaCAGAAGTAGGATGCAACACTACATAACAGAGCTGTTGGTAAGTAACTATATCAAGACTCTGTTGAAGATGATGTGTGTCCTTGTCAGTCAGGAAGAGACTAAAGTTactaaataaagaaatgcaaagaaagtaATGATTTCTATCCTGCTTCCAATTCTAAAGGCTTCTTGAAAGATATTTTGTCctaggggtaaaaaaaaaaaataaatattgtaggCAACTTATGTTACATTTTCCTCATGAATCTAATCAGCCtaaggcagaagaaaatatgttttggagATGCTTGAAAGAATGGGAACGTTACAGGAGAAATCTGGAGTTAGGAACAAGAGTTTCATGAACATGGACTAGGGAAGGCTTGTTTATTTCaataaagcagaataaagaGGAGTTCTGAGAAGATCCATGAGAAAATCCTAGTCAaattgtttatttcagaaagtggGTGTCCCTGCAGACAGGAATGAAGCATGGACAGAAATGCCATGGTTACCTGCTCAGACCTTAACCAAGATCCAGTTCTAGAGACAGAGCAGTGTGGGCTTCTGCGAGGAAGGAAACATGCAGTTTGCTTGCCAAGTCACAACGCCAGCTTTACAACAGGCTTGTGTTTAAAACCCATGACAGCTGGAAGTGGAAAAATCagccaaaaaaataacagcttttgctgcctgctgccagctttcAGGCACAAGAACTGCCTGGTCCCTGGGTTGGCTCTGTAAatgctgtggcctgtggtgacCATAGGACACTTTCTTGCAAAGTACATCTATGGCTGTCTTTGTGCAAAGGTATGACAAGCAGGGGCTGTGATGTGGTTTTAGTACTCATATGGAAGTGTATACGCCTTGATATTTTCCCAGTACTGCTTGATTCCCAAGGTGGTAGAGGAGCCCCTGTttagaggaaggaaaatttGAATGCAGCAGCTGACAGTGAGTGGTTCAACCTCACCTGCGTTTCTCCTTGAGCCAGGGAGCTGCCAGTGCTTACACGCTCTGTGTGTGGTTACCAGGCTCCCTGCCAACATGTTAATAGGTGTCCTTATTCCAGGATATGGTTTCTGCTGAAGGAGTTGGCTTTGGATATGTTCAGGTGATGTAGAAAAAATGATATTGGTATCTCTAGAGTGCGTGGGATCTTGTACAGAATTTGCTGGCTTGGAGAGGTGTTGAATCCTAGAAGGCAAACCAAGCAATGGTTTTTCTGAGAGTAGGACAATCTGAGCTGCTGCACTTTTGATTTCAGCCTGGTGCTAGACCAGACTGCTGAGCTTGCTACTGTCTCTTCCCACATGGCCACAGAGAAACCTATGTGTGTGAGAGCGAGCCCTGGTGAGCGGCCTGTGGGCAGAGTAACTCTTGTAGAGGATTGATAGGGTTAACACATGAGGACTTGAGCTTCAGAAGAGAAGTGCAAAGTTGGATAAGCACATTCCTTAATGCACTCCTACACTTACAAATGAAAGACTGCAAAGGAAGCcacttgctttctctcttccctctgtaTCTCATCTGGATTCAGTGTTTCCCTCCTTTATTCTGTGGTTCAATGACGTGTAGTTCTGTGGGATGTTCCAGGTTCAGAGGAATGaatatttctgcagcagtttcaAGATGAATGTGTCTGAGACCACTTTATTGTAAATgtaatacattttctgttgaatagaatagaatagattagaatagaatagaatagaatagaatagaacagaacagaacagaacagaacagaatagagattaaatatattcttttagGAAAGGAATTGCTACAcagatgtattttctgtctttggagATCTGGAGCCCTTTGATTTCagttgggtgtttttttttttttatgtttaggTCTCCTAATTTGTGCCATAGTCTGATGCTTTCTATATGAAAATATCATATCATTTATATTAAGCTTAGAGTATTCCTGGGAGCCGTGTTTGTACtggtaatatttcttttcaaaacgAGTGAACTGAGGCACAAAGCTGCATTAAATAGTCTGAAACATAAACACTGAGTACGTGTCAGCTGAATTTCATGTTCCTTTCCTTCATAATTCTCTTCTTCATTGGTAATTAATTAAATGGACATAGACCAACTTTTATCAAAAGTACAGATCCCGATGCATAGGTAGCTCTCTGCATTACAGCAACCAAAAGAGGATACATTGGTATGAATCTACATCTGCTGCAGTTATATAGATAAGATTTGGAATAAGCCTAAATGGTTCAGAAAATTTGTATCAGAATGATgacaaaatcagaaaactgtAGCTAAAAAGTGATTACTAGTTTCAACAGAACAAGATAATTccaaaattaaggaaaacaaaacaaaacaaaacaaaacaacaaaacactttttttattataatcCTTTTGTTTCCATAAAAGTTGTCAGTCATTTTGGTTTATAGAATCAGATATTCACTGAAATAGCAGAAGATAATAGAGGAGCTGTGATTGCTACGTAATCCCCCAACCTCGCAGAAGGTGGTGTTTTTATAAGACATGGTGGGACCACTCACCAGGTCACCAGAGTTGTCAACGCTGCAGAGGAATGATCAGACTATAATACTGTACTATTGCATGACCAGATTATATAATACTGTACAAGAGAGAGAGGAACCACTTGGACAGGACCCTATGGGGTAATTGCAACTAGTTCCAAGAGTATGGGAAAGTTCCTTTCTATTTTTGGCACCAAAGAGCTGCCAGATGTGGAGGACTCATGTCctgaagatgctgaagggaCCCATGACTCTTGAACTACTACCATCtggaaattttattaatctcagTAGCTCAGTATATCAGTTGTGTCTTGGAAGCATAGCAATCTGTCCAAACATTGAATAAGCTTTCTGAGCCACTGCCTCACAGCTTACATTCTCATAACAcagaaacagtatttaaaaaagaatccactaattttgttaaagaaattgttttcagtaaagaaaaattctCCAAGTAGAAACTTATACATTGCCGAATCATGCAGACACAGCAAAGTTTGCATTACCATGGAAACAAAGCTAAAGATGGTTTATGCTGTGAAAAACAACTTGCAAGTGCCTGTGAAAAGTTTATAAGAATCACACCTTTTGGGCTGATCTTGAAAGACATGATGTAACACACGTATCTTGGGTTAGaaggctgtttttatttatttatttatttatttttcaccgAGACAAGATACTTTCACCTCTGTTCTTACAAGTCTGACATCAAAAACTATCAGCATATATATATGAGCTATACTTCTGCCAGTACACAGTTATACTCCTCctttaagaaaagcaagaacacaagaaaacaaggtTCCTTCCATGGCCATCTGATAAAAGAACTTCTAAGTCAGGATAGAATATTGATCATAATACATTTTCTATGAGTCTAGCTATTCataaaagagttttaaaatctAATACCTagtgtttaaacaaaacatactTTATACATTTGGCTAAGCTGAAATATCATACCTtgccaaatgaaaaaaatgctttctaaccATAGTTTTCCTAGCAGCTCTGTAGGTATGTAAGGCATGCAGTTCATTTCCTGCCAAGGCTGAGAAAAATGGGTAGGTCTGAGACAATATTGCTAGTgtgcttgaaaaatattttagcagttaATGTTATAGCTgactgtgtgtatatattttgaCTCTTGGTCTCTGTGAATATTTCCCAGGTACAACTTTGGGTCTGACTCCATTTTAGCTGTCAATTTCATCAGAGGTCTCAACAGAATTTTCCAGAGCACTACAGTCATCGGTGAGGAACACCAAGTCCTGGAGAAACAAAAGAGATGGCTAATGTTGTAAGGAGGAACACAGAAGATAATGTAAGTTTGAGAAACTCAGGCCCTGATCAGCCTTTGCTGAAGTCAGGGGACAGGATGGAGATGGAGGGAGGTAAAAGTTGTGTTCCTGTTGATGCATCCTGACTTACCCTTCTACAGTAGGAGATCATAATGGTGTACAGGCTACGggctttttccttcagatcaCTCACTTCAATCACTCTCTCACATCTGGGGTAGGCCACAAAATCACGGAGTTTTGTCAGCACACAGTAATTCTGCAAAGCATGCAGAAGAAGTACTTGTAACAGCGCACAAATGGAGATTTATGTTCCTGGTCCACCACTTTCAAAATTCTTATTGTCTCTCTGGGAACCTTGAATTCCTGCCTCTGTGTATGTGTAATCTATGTATCCTTTAGTGAGGAAAATTTACCATCGATATTTCATAACAAAGACGCTTGGACCAAATAAGTGCTCGGAAAATTTCACAAGCACAGTTTTGGTCTGCCAACTTCTTTCTCATGTGCTTTAGC
It includes:
- the CYTL1 gene encoding cytokine-like protein 1, translated to MKMLLSLIALLSAALLARAAPPTCYSRVLSLSKEITESFKELQTSKAADPCVETLPRLYLDIHNYCVLTKLRDFVAYPRCERVIEVSDLKEKARSLYTIMISYCRRDLVFLTDDCSALENSVETSDEIDS